The Saccharomonospora glauca K62 genome has a segment encoding these proteins:
- a CDS encoding acyl-CoA thioesterase, with amino-acid sequence MTEAARSAEAHPFDDAVALKPVAEGVYNGRTHPAYANMVGPFGGITAAAIVRAVLDDARLLGDVISLTVNYAAPVADGAFEISLTPVRTNRSTQHWTVALTQDGVVTTTATVVTGIRRDTWSDAEITMPDVPPADAVPVRPMPDFVAWARNYEMRYLEGELPDADTGAQPDSTTTLWVRDQPSRPLDVPALAALCDVFYPRILRRKGTFVPAGTVSLSSYFHATAEVVRAQGDRPVLATARAGVFGAGYFDQSARLWSADGELLATSHQLVYFKG; translated from the coding sequence ATGACCGAAGCCGCCCGCTCCGCGGAAGCCCACCCGTTCGACGACGCCGTCGCCCTGAAGCCCGTGGCCGAGGGCGTCTACAACGGACGTACCCACCCCGCGTACGCCAACATGGTGGGCCCCTTCGGCGGCATCACGGCGGCCGCGATCGTGCGGGCGGTGCTCGACGACGCCCGGCTGCTCGGCGACGTAATCTCCCTCACAGTCAACTACGCCGCTCCGGTGGCCGACGGGGCGTTCGAGATCAGCCTCACCCCGGTGCGCACCAACCGCTCAACCCAGCACTGGACCGTCGCGCTCACGCAGGACGGGGTGGTGACCACCACGGCGACCGTCGTGACCGGCATCCGCCGGGACACGTGGTCCGACGCCGAGATCACCATGCCCGACGTGCCCCCGGCCGACGCCGTGCCGGTGCGGCCGATGCCCGACTTCGTGGCCTGGGCACGCAACTACGAGATGCGCTACCTGGAAGGCGAACTACCCGACGCGGACACCGGCGCGCAGCCCGACTCCACCACCACCCTGTGGGTGCGCGACCAGCCGTCCCGCCCGCTCGACGTCCCGGCGCTGGCGGCGTTGTGCGACGTCTTCTACCCGCGCATTCTCCGCCGCAAGGGCACCTTCGTACCCGCGGGCACGGTGTCGCTGTCGTCGTACTTCCACGCCACCGCCGAGGTGGTGCGGGCGCAAGGGGACCGCCCGGTGCTCGCGACCGCGCGAGCCGGGGTGTTCGGCGCCGGTTACTTCGACCAGTCGGCCCGGCTGTGGAGCGCC
- a CDS encoding DinB family protein, with product MHPSDPKSVLHHYLTSAREALMWKLDGLSEYDVRRPLTPTGTNLLGLLKHLAGCEVGYFALTFDRPFEPNLPWLSEDAEDNADMWATAEESRDDIVGLYRRVCDHSDRVIAELDLDSPGVVPHWPDDRARTTLHAVLVHMIAETQRHAGHADIVRELVDGSVGLRREHANLPHGDAAWWRNYHDKLERIAREVSGHH from the coding sequence ATGCACCCGAGTGATCCCAAGTCCGTCCTCCACCACTACCTCACGTCGGCGCGCGAGGCGCTGATGTGGAAGCTGGACGGCCTGTCCGAGTACGACGTCCGGCGTCCGCTCACGCCCACCGGCACGAACCTGCTGGGTCTGCTCAAGCACCTCGCCGGCTGCGAGGTCGGGTATTTCGCCCTCACCTTCGACAGGCCGTTCGAGCCGAACCTGCCGTGGTTGTCGGAGGACGCCGAGGACAACGCGGACATGTGGGCCACCGCCGAGGAGTCCCGTGACGACATCGTCGGCCTGTACCGGCGGGTGTGCGATCACTCGGACCGTGTCATCGCCGAGCTGGACCTCGACTCGCCCGGCGTAGTGCCTCATTGGCCCGACGACCGGGCTCGCACCACGCTGCACGCCGTACTGGTCCACATGATAGCCGAGACCCAGCGGCACGCCGGGCACGCGGACATCGTGCGGGAGCTCGTCGACGGCTCCGTGGGGCTGCGTCGGGAGCACGCGAACCTGCCGCACGGGGACGCCGCCTGGTGGCGGAACTACCACGACAAGCTGGAGCGCATCGCTCGCGAGGTAAGTGGCCACCACTAA
- a CDS encoding serine/threonine-protein kinase: MTTDDDELVPVGRGPVAEVYAGVRDDAGFALKVYPEPLDRRTLRAVRGEIAALEALRDHAPVLVADSVERLSEGRTGLRMELCAQSLVELVEGSGRRPVTETLILGEHLAEALSAAHARGVVHGGVCPANVLFRGSGDTVLSDFGTALRRRFAPGSLFHGAAAPETLRDGTLDERSDMYGLGATLYFALTGRLPHPRGHGESDDAYALRVLSEPVAPLGRSDVPSPFAELILGLLGKDPADRPAGAAEVAACLRRIRADVERPVSPLPTDLGEPILVTGPARRRRWRLHPGPLVAAVVCVMMLVVGVLLLLAYRPRDVVVQPAPAEIRESTTPPSSSPARAVTVTLEEPVDLGHFVELSWHSDAPLHYAVIVAVEGGEVDTVYVRDRTSHRVEVDPMSRYCFLVHGTDGAGVYASEVRAIRGATCSL; encoded by the coding sequence GTGACCACGGACGACGACGAGCTGGTACCGGTGGGGCGGGGCCCCGTCGCCGAGGTGTACGCCGGGGTGCGCGACGACGCGGGATTCGCGCTCAAGGTCTATCCCGAGCCGCTCGATCGGCGCACCCTCCGCGCGGTGCGCGGCGAGATCGCCGCTCTGGAGGCGCTTCGCGACCACGCCCCCGTGCTGGTGGCGGACTCCGTGGAGCGGCTTTCGGAAGGTCGGACGGGCCTGCGCATGGAGTTGTGCGCGCAGTCGCTGGTCGAGCTCGTCGAGGGCTCCGGGCGCAGGCCGGTGACCGAGACGCTCATCCTGGGCGAGCATCTCGCGGAGGCCCTTTCCGCCGCGCACGCCCGCGGCGTCGTCCACGGCGGGGTCTGCCCCGCCAACGTGTTGTTCCGGGGCTCCGGCGACACCGTGCTGTCCGACTTCGGCACCGCGTTGCGGCGCCGGTTCGCTCCCGGCTCCCTGTTCCACGGCGCGGCCGCGCCGGAGACGCTGCGCGACGGCACGCTGGACGAACGGTCCGATATGTACGGGCTCGGCGCGACGCTGTACTTCGCCCTGACCGGGCGGCTGCCGCATCCGCGCGGGCACGGGGAATCGGACGACGCGTACGCGTTGCGTGTCCTGAGCGAGCCGGTGGCCCCGCTCGGCCGCTCCGACGTGCCCTCCCCGTTCGCGGAGCTGATCCTGGGTCTGCTCGGCAAGGACCCCGCCGACCGGCCCGCCGGCGCGGCGGAGGTCGCCGCTTGCCTGCGTCGGATTCGCGCGGACGTCGAACGTCCGGTGTCCCCGCTTCCCACCGATCTCGGCGAGCCCATTCTGGTCACCGGCCCGGCCCGGCGCCGTCGGTGGCGGCTGCATCCCGGTCCGCTCGTAGCGGCGGTGGTGTGCGTGATGATGCTCGTCGTGGGTGTCCTGCTGCTACTCGCCTACCGGCCTCGGGACGTCGTCGTGCAACCCGCTCCAGCCGAGATTCGGGAATCGACCACTCCCCCGTCGTCATCCCCGGCTCGCGCGGTGACCGTGACGTTGGAGGAACCCGTCGATCTCGGCCATTTCGTGGAGCTGTCGTGGCACAGTGACGCCCCGCTGCACTACGCGGTGATCGTCGCCGTGGAGGGCGGCGAGGTCGACACCGTGTACGTCCGCGACCGCACCAGCCACCGTGTCGAGGTCGATCCCATGTCGCGGTACTGCTTCCTCGTCCACGGCACCGACGGCGCCGGGGTGTACGCCAGTGAGGTGCGCGCGATCCGGGGCGCCACCTGCTCGCTGTGA
- a CDS encoding response regulator — MPTRRVLVVEDDENLRVAVTAELGGNGLAVDTAGDLADAAEAVAAPPTVAAVRALAAQVDHAVWAAPRDPDGGDTARAWATVDTIRRGLARRGWRARLRAALDHRTLRAP; from the coding sequence GTGCCCACCCGGCGAGTCCTCGTGGTCGAGGACGACGAGAACCTGCGCGTGGCCGTCACCGCCGAACTGGGCGGCAACGGGTTGGCAGTCGACACCGCGGGCGACCTCGCCGACGCGGCGGAAGCGGTGGCGGCCCCGCCGACGGTGGCCGCCGTGCGCGCGCTCGCCGCGCAGGTCGACCACGCCGTGTGGGCGGCCCCGCGCGACCCCGACGGCGGCGACACCGCCCGCGCCTGGGCGACCGTGGACACGATCCGTCGTGGCCTGGCTCGACGGGGATGGCGCGCCCGGCTCCGGGCGGCACTCGACCACCGGACGCTGCGCGCGCCCTGA
- a CDS encoding helix-turn-helix transcriptional regulator: protein MSTATLAGPSTRSSSGSALARMAVVPPVFASGGVRDHVDATLAHAAREVCVSVASGRVNGRLARPRRVHLANLARGVRYRVLLPERTLASVEGRRLVEAWTCGGVELRAAPEVPLAALVIDGTAAVLPGAGGDVAGEAALFTLPSVVGAAVALFERVWESAAPPGGADAGADDLAPREREVLVLLASGRTDESVATMLGISVRTVRRLVAGLLERLGARSRFEAGAKAARRGWLGS, encoded by the coding sequence ATGTCCACTGCGACACTGGCCGGACCGTCCACTCGGTCGTCGTCCGGCTCCGCGTTGGCCCGCATGGCGGTCGTGCCTCCGGTGTTCGCGTCGGGGGGCGTGCGCGACCACGTCGACGCGACCCTCGCGCACGCCGCGCGCGAGGTCTGCGTGAGCGTGGCCTCGGGACGGGTGAACGGTCGGCTCGCTCGCCCACGGCGGGTGCACTTGGCGAACCTCGCGCGTGGGGTCCGGTATCGGGTGTTGCTTCCGGAGCGGACGCTGGCGAGCGTCGAGGGGCGCAGGCTGGTCGAGGCCTGGACGTGCGGGGGCGTGGAGTTGCGGGCCGCGCCGGAGGTTCCGCTGGCGGCGCTGGTGATCGACGGTACCGCCGCCGTGCTTCCCGGGGCGGGAGGTGACGTGGCGGGCGAGGCGGCCCTGTTCACGTTGCCGAGCGTCGTCGGTGCCGCCGTCGCGCTGTTCGAGCGGGTGTGGGAGTCCGCCGCGCCCCCGGGCGGCGCCGACGCCGGGGCCGACGACCTCGCTCCGCGCGAGCGTGAGGTTCTGGTCCTGCTGGCCTCGGGGCGCACCGACGAGTCGGTGGCGACGATGCTGGGGATCTCCGTGAGGACGGTGCGGCGGCTCGTGGCGGGGCTGTTGGAGCGGCTCGGGGCCCGGAGTCGTTTCGAGGCCGGGGCCAAGGCGGCGCGGCGGGGCTGGCTCGGCTCGTGA
- a CDS encoding helix-turn-helix domain-containing protein, with protein MLPDIRMPGLDGLSAAASRNSRPGRDVLAALGTGLSNADIERAR; from the coding sequence GTGTTGCCGGACATCCGGATGCCGGGGCTCGACGGGCTGTCCGCCGCCGCGTCGCGGAACTCCCGCCCCGGACGGGACGTACTGGCCGCACTCGGTACCGGACTGTCCAACGCCGACATCGAGCGGGCGCGGTGA
- a CDS encoding RNA polymerase sigma-70 factor has product MSGTSRTVPDGGRGNEDDRPDIATEAFLAHRNLLFTVAYEMLGSAADAEDVLQETWLRWVDVDLGTVRDQRAYLVRITSRQALTRLRTLGRRKESYVGSWLPEPLLTTPDVAEDVELADSVSMAMLLVLETLKPVERAVFVLREVFDFGYGEIAEAVDKSPATVRQIAHRAREHVAARRPRGVVSATETRDVLRAFQRAVETGDVQGLLDILAPDVVLIGDGGGIKQAAPRPVVGADKVARLLGAGLGRLAARLSLRPAQVNGHPALVFRLDGELDSVVAVRVEDGRITGLYAVRNPEKLVRMERETALSR; this is encoded by the coding sequence ATGTCCGGGACGTCGCGAACCGTGCCCGATGGCGGTCGAGGTAACGAGGACGACCGCCCGGACATCGCCACGGAAGCCTTCCTCGCCCACCGCAACCTGCTGTTCACCGTCGCCTACGAGATGCTGGGCTCCGCCGCCGATGCCGAGGACGTCCTGCAGGAGACCTGGTTGCGGTGGGTGGACGTCGACCTCGGCACGGTGCGGGACCAGCGCGCGTACCTGGTGCGGATCACCTCCCGGCAGGCGCTCACCCGACTGCGTACGCTCGGCCGCCGCAAGGAGTCCTACGTCGGTTCCTGGCTGCCCGAGCCACTGCTCACCACGCCCGACGTGGCCGAGGACGTCGAGTTGGCCGACAGCGTCTCGATGGCGATGCTGCTGGTGCTGGAGACGCTCAAACCCGTCGAGCGGGCGGTGTTCGTGCTGCGCGAGGTGTTCGACTTCGGTTACGGCGAGATCGCCGAAGCCGTCGACAAGAGTCCCGCGACGGTTCGGCAGATCGCCCACCGGGCGCGAGAACACGTTGCCGCACGCCGGCCCCGCGGAGTCGTCTCCGCCACCGAGACCCGAGATGTCCTCCGGGCGTTCCAGCGGGCTGTCGAGACCGGCGACGTGCAGGGCCTGCTCGACATTCTCGCGCCCGACGTGGTCCTCATCGGCGACGGTGGCGGGATCAAGCAGGCCGCGCCGCGCCCCGTCGTGGGGGCGGACAAGGTGGCGCGCCTGCTGGGGGCCGGGCTGGGCAGGCTCGCCGCCCGCTTGTCGTTGCGGCCGGCGCAGGTCAACGGCCATCCGGCACTGGTCTTCCGGCTCGACGGTGAACTCGACAGCGTCGTGGCGGTCCGTGTCGAGGACGGCCGCATCACCGGGCTCTACGCCGTGCGCAACCCCGAGAAGCTGGTACGCATGGAACGGGAGACCGCGCTGAGCCGCTGA
- a CDS encoding carboxymuconolactone decarboxylase family protein codes for MEPRFNMFTNEIAVRFGKRFANASMVISASSLPKTTQELVALRVSQINGCAFCVDMHTKEATAAGESPTRLNLVATWREAVGFTEAERAALAFAEEGTRLADAHTGVSDETWAKVREHYDDDQIAALIALVALVNAANRMNVIVRNPAGSYEPGMLAETLS; via the coding sequence ATGGAACCCCGATTCAACATGTTCACCAACGAGATCGCCGTCAGGTTCGGCAAGCGGTTCGCCAACGCCAGCATGGTGATCAGCGCGTCGTCGTTGCCGAAGACCACCCAGGAGCTGGTGGCACTGCGTGTCAGCCAGATCAACGGCTGCGCCTTCTGCGTCGACATGCACACCAAGGAGGCCACGGCGGCCGGTGAGTCCCCCACCCGGCTCAACCTGGTCGCCACCTGGCGCGAGGCGGTCGGGTTCACCGAGGCCGAGCGGGCCGCGCTGGCCTTCGCCGAGGAGGGCACCCGGCTCGCCGACGCCCACACCGGCGTGTCCGACGAGACCTGGGCCAAGGTGCGCGAACACTACGACGACGACCAGATCGCCGCGCTGATCGCGCTGGTCGCCCTGGTCAACGCGGCCAACCGGATGAACGTGATCGTGCGCAACCCGGCGGGTTCGTACGAGCCGGGCATGTTGGCCGAGACACTGAGCTGA
- a CDS encoding alpha/beta fold hydrolase: protein MSTITTEDGTEIYYKDWGEGPAVVFSHGWPLNSDAWDGQMLFLSQQGFRVVAHDRRGHGRSSQPSSGNTMDRYADDLAAVINALDLRDVTLVGHSTGGGEVARYIGRHGTERVAKAVLIGAVTPLLVKSPEHPDGVPKEVFDDLRSRVAADRSQFYQELAVQFYGANRPGNKVSQGTLDQFWLWSMQVGLKNAYECIAVFSETDTTEDLEKFDIPTLLMHGEDDQIVPIDITSRKVAQIVDDAREIYYPGGSHGLTATLQDQVNADLLAFLRE, encoded by the coding sequence ATGAGCACCATCACCACCGAGGACGGCACCGAGATCTACTACAAGGACTGGGGCGAGGGCCCGGCCGTGGTGTTCTCGCACGGCTGGCCGCTGAACTCCGACGCCTGGGACGGGCAGATGCTCTTCCTCTCGCAGCAGGGCTTCCGCGTCGTCGCGCACGACCGGCGCGGACACGGCCGGTCCAGCCAGCCCTCCTCCGGCAACACCATGGACCGCTACGCCGACGACCTCGCGGCCGTGATCAACGCCCTCGACCTGCGGGACGTCACCTTGGTCGGCCACTCCACCGGCGGTGGTGAGGTGGCGCGGTACATCGGGCGGCACGGCACCGAGCGCGTCGCCAAGGCGGTCCTGATCGGCGCGGTGACACCGCTCCTCGTCAAGAGCCCGGAGCACCCCGATGGCGTGCCGAAGGAGGTCTTCGACGACCTGCGCTCCCGCGTCGCCGCGGACCGGTCGCAGTTCTACCAGGAGCTGGCCGTCCAGTTCTACGGCGCGAACCGTCCCGGCAACAAGGTGTCCCAGGGGACCTTGGACCAGTTCTGGCTGTGGAGCATGCAGGTGGGGCTCAAGAACGCCTACGAGTGCATCGCGGTGTTCTCCGAGACCGACACCACCGAGGACCTCGAGAAGTTCGACATCCCGACGCTCCTCATGCACGGCGAGGACGACCAGATCGTCCCCATCGACATCACGTCGCGCAAGGTGGCCCAGATCGTCGACGACGCGCGGGAGATCTACTACCCCGGAGGGTCGCACGGTCTCACCGCCACTCTGCAGGACCAGGTCAACGCCGACCTGCTGGCCTTCCTCCGCGAATAG
- a CDS encoding class I SAM-dependent methyltransferase, translated as MTSEDHPFPGDPTPTNDYDSFSEAYAAENEASLMNAYYERPTVLELAGEVAGRRILDAGCGSGPLFAALRDRGAIVTGIDASAGMLEQARRRLGTDADLRLADLAEPLPFPDDSFDDVVASLVLHYLRDWEPTLAELRRVLRTGGRLIASVDHPFAINLMHRLSGPRPDYFATYNWTEEWNLGGRPARMSFWHRPLHAMTDAFTAAGFRISVISEPKPVPAARELFPDGFRLLNTFPSFLFFVVRAD; from the coding sequence ATGACCTCGGAAGATCACCCGTTTCCCGGCGATCCGACCCCGACGAACGACTACGACAGTTTCTCCGAGGCGTACGCGGCCGAGAACGAGGCCAGTCTCATGAACGCCTACTACGAACGTCCCACGGTTCTGGAGCTCGCTGGTGAGGTGGCCGGTCGACGGATCCTCGACGCCGGTTGTGGCTCGGGGCCGCTGTTCGCGGCACTGCGCGACCGAGGCGCCATCGTGACCGGCATCGACGCGAGCGCCGGAATGCTGGAACAGGCCCGTCGGCGGCTCGGCACCGACGCGGACCTACGACTCGCCGACCTGGCCGAACCACTCCCCTTTCCCGACGACTCGTTCGACGACGTCGTGGCGTCCCTGGTGCTGCACTACTTGCGCGACTGGGAACCGACCCTCGCCGAGCTGCGACGCGTTCTGAGGACCGGCGGTCGCCTCATCGCCTCGGTCGACCATCCGTTCGCCATCAACCTCATGCATCGCCTGTCCGGTCCCAGACCCGACTACTTCGCCACGTACAACTGGACCGAGGAATGGAACCTGGGCGGACGACCGGCGCGAATGAGTTTCTGGCACCGTCCCCTGCATGCGATGACCGACGCCTTCACCGCGGCCGGGTTCCGGATCTCCGTCATCAGCGAACCCAAACCCGTGCCGGCCGCCCGCGAGTTGTTCCCCGACGGTTTCCGGTTGCTCAACACCTTCCCGAGCTTTCTGTTCTTCGTCGTCCGAGCCGACTGA
- a CDS encoding TetR/AcrR family transcriptional regulator, producing MAGLREQWRRAAMRTIQERALDLFDERGFNAVTIEQIAKAAEVSPSSVYRYFGTKEGLLVADEFDVMSPETLSEILDPADPVESVLRVVRRYEATSDGDAAPRNASPWRRVRYFFTEPTVRTAALAALDRAAQRIAPFLADAGGLTESQARVMANALAFGYFAALELWFTDGGTRPIADYVEEGLSPLRKVWDSV from the coding sequence ATGGCCGGTCTTCGCGAACAGTGGCGGCGCGCCGCCATGCGCACCATCCAGGAACGGGCTTTGGACCTCTTCGACGAGCGCGGCTTCAACGCCGTCACGATCGAACAGATCGCCAAGGCCGCGGAGGTCTCGCCGTCCTCGGTGTATCGCTACTTCGGCACCAAGGAGGGCCTGCTCGTCGCCGACGAGTTCGACGTCATGAGCCCCGAGACGCTCTCCGAGATCCTGGACCCGGCCGACCCGGTCGAGAGCGTGCTACGGGTGGTGCGCCGGTACGAGGCGACCTCCGACGGCGACGCCGCGCCGAGGAACGCCAGCCCGTGGCGGCGGGTGCGCTACTTCTTCACCGAGCCGACCGTGCGCACGGCCGCTCTCGCGGCCCTGGACCGCGCCGCCCAGCGCATCGCTCCCTTCCTCGCCGATGCGGGCGGACTCACGGAATCCCAGGCCCGCGTCATGGCCAACGCGCTCGCGTTCGGCTACTTCGCCGCGCTCGAACTCTGGTTCACCGACGGCGGAACCCGCCCGATCGCCGACTACGTCGAGGAAGGCCTGAGTCCTCTGCGCAAGGTCTGGGACTCGGTCTGA
- a CDS encoding nitroreductase/quinone reductase family protein, with product MTTKTFRSRLARALGAGKRAMYRGGRPNVVMRLWNRLDARLYSAGLVIASRAVVLQVPGRISGREITIPLAVADLDDEEYVVSMLGPKANWVRNVEAADGRVVLRRRGRSTAVQLEEVPPAERAPILRRYVAVAPAARPHLGLGPTAPLAEFERIAAEHPVFRIRKRLSP from the coding sequence ATGACCACGAAGACCTTCCGATCCCGGCTCGCGCGCGCCCTCGGCGCCGGGAAACGAGCGATGTATCGCGGGGGCCGCCCGAACGTGGTGATGCGACTGTGGAACCGGCTGGACGCGAGGCTCTACTCGGCCGGATTGGTCATCGCGTCGCGGGCCGTCGTCCTCCAGGTCCCCGGTCGCATCTCGGGCCGCGAGATCACGATCCCGCTCGCCGTCGCCGACCTCGACGACGAGGAGTACGTGGTGTCCATGCTCGGACCGAAGGCGAACTGGGTCCGCAACGTCGAAGCCGCCGACGGCCGTGTCGTGCTTCGTCGGCGCGGGCGGAGCACGGCCGTCCAGCTCGAAGAAGTCCCGCCCGCCGAGCGAGCGCCGATACTCCGCCGGTATGTGGCCGTCGCGCCCGCGGCGAGACCCCACCTCGGTTTGGGCCCCACGGCACCACTGGCGGAGTTCGAGCGGATCGCCGCCGAGCACCCGGTCTTCCGCATCCGGAAACGCCTCTCCCCCTGA
- a CDS encoding GntR family transcriptional regulator, which produces MIEFRIDRRSGVATYLQLVQQTKRALRLGRLRPGDRLPTAREVVEATAINPNTVLKAYRELEREGLVEARRGLGTFVLRSLASGDAAEQESLRRELDAWMAKARESGLQREDVEALVGSVLDQRFPSSDPAVRE; this is translated from the coding sequence GTGATCGAATTCCGCATCGACCGGCGTTCGGGTGTGGCGACGTACCTGCAGCTGGTGCAGCAGACGAAACGGGCTCTGCGTCTCGGTCGTCTCCGGCCGGGAGATCGGCTTCCCACAGCCAGGGAGGTCGTCGAGGCCACGGCAATCAACCCCAACACGGTCCTCAAGGCGTATCGGGAGCTCGAACGCGAGGGGCTCGTGGAGGCGCGGCGGGGGCTGGGGACGTTCGTGCTTCGTTCACTCGCGAGCGGCGACGCGGCCGAACAGGAGTCCCTCCGCCGGGAGCTTGACGCGTGGATGGCGAAGGCCCGTGAGTCCGGGTTGCAGCGCGAGGACGTCGAGGCGCTGGTCGGTTCCGTGCTGGATCAACGATTCCCGAGCTCCGATCCCGCTGTGAGGGAGTGA
- a CDS encoding ATP-binding cassette domain-containing protein — MALAVALGRRPTVLVLDEPLADLDPVARAEVMQTLMGEVAETGMTVLLSSHVLSDLENVCDHLLLLSEGELRLAGDVERLVSEHALLIGPADGDEHAVPEHAVVEKRSTPRQVTFPLRDTPHRSVPGPGWEVHDPTVEELVMAYLRAPKPPVAARAEEVAA; from the coding sequence GTGGCGCTGGCCGTGGCGTTGGGGAGGCGGCCGACGGTGCTGGTGCTCGACGAGCCGCTGGCCGACCTCGACCCGGTGGCGCGTGCGGAGGTCATGCAGACGCTCATGGGCGAGGTCGCCGAGACCGGCATGACGGTGTTGTTGTCCTCGCACGTGTTGTCGGACCTGGAGAACGTCTGTGATCATCTGCTGCTGTTGTCCGAAGGCGAGCTCCGGTTGGCCGGGGACGTGGAGCGGCTGGTGTCCGAGCACGCGCTGCTGATCGGTCCGGCAGACGGCGACGAGCACGCGGTGCCCGAGCACGCCGTCGTCGAGAAGCGGAGCACTCCCCGCCAGGTGACCTTCCCGCTTCGAGACACGCCGCACCGATCGGTGCCCGGTCCGGGGTGGGAAGTGCACGACCCGACCGTGGAGGAGTTGGTGATGGCCTACCTGCGGGCGCCGAAGCCGCCGGTGGCCGCGCGGGCCGAGGAGGTTGCGGCATGA
- a CDS encoding NAD(P)-dependent oxidoreductase, translating into MSDRPVVAVLGTGTIGAPVARNLAVAGFPVRVWNRTPLRARAAVEGTDATVASSPAEAVRSADILITVLTDGPVTGRVLEEAGDAPQEGAVWVQLGTVGTGIDELRSLADKLGLTLVDAPVQGSRQPAEQGKLVVMASAAPEVRSTVEPLFEVIGSRTVWVSDAPGAASRLKLTLNVWVAALTHGVAESLAVARGLGIDPALVVDVVTGGPMDSGFFQGKSAAALADDFTPSFTVTNSIKDAELVLAAAPKTTPVPLTEAALERWRLARDQGHGDRDMIASYLATRERN; encoded by the coding sequence ATGTCCGACCGTCCAGTGGTCGCGGTACTCGGCACCGGCACGATCGGCGCCCCGGTGGCGAGAAACCTCGCGGTGGCGGGCTTTCCGGTACGCGTGTGGAACAGGACCCCGTTGCGGGCGCGGGCCGCGGTGGAGGGAACGGACGCCACCGTCGCTTCGAGTCCGGCGGAGGCCGTTCGTAGTGCGGACATCCTCATCACGGTGCTGACCGATGGACCCGTCACCGGCCGGGTGCTGGAGGAGGCCGGTGACGCCCCGCAGGAAGGAGCGGTCTGGGTTCAGCTCGGCACGGTCGGTACCGGCATCGACGAGTTGCGGTCGCTGGCCGACAAACTGGGCCTGACGCTGGTCGACGCCCCGGTGCAGGGAAGCCGTCAGCCCGCCGAACAAGGCAAGCTGGTGGTCATGGCCTCGGCGGCACCCGAGGTGCGGTCCACGGTCGAGCCGTTGTTCGAGGTGATCGGTAGCCGCACCGTCTGGGTCTCCGACGCACCCGGCGCGGCGAGCCGACTCAAGCTCACCCTGAACGTGTGGGTCGCCGCCCTGACGCACGGCGTCGCCGAGTCGCTGGCGGTGGCACGGGGACTCGGCATCGACCCCGCCCTCGTCGTCGACGTGGTCACCGGCGGGCCGATGGACAGCGGCTTCTTCCAAGGCAAGTCGGCGGCGGCGCTCGCGGACGACTTCACCCCGTCGTTCACCGTGACCAACTCCATCAAGGACGCGGAACTGGTACTGGCGGCGGCCCCGAAGACCACCCCGGTCCCACTCACCGAAGCGGCCCTGGAACGGTGGCGCCTCGCGCGCGACCAGGGACACGGCGACCGCGACATGATCGCGTCCTACCTCGCCACGCGCGAACGGAACTGA
- a CDS encoding CGNR zinc finger domain-containing protein, which translates to MDRRASQFRLDNPVLAFRFTATLVDRSGEAVERLATPSSLATWFELNGFGTPPRELTEGDLLRARELREVIHRIGTATATGGELDPADVERLNEFSVGGAGHLTLEHGRATWCLPPRRWVDSLFGVIADDAVRVLGGQSRTRVRVCARPECHGLFVDTSRAGTRRWCSMNYCGNRQKKQNLRASAR; encoded by the coding sequence ATGGATCGCCGTGCTTCGCAGTTCCGGCTGGACAACCCCGTGCTGGCGTTCCGGTTCACCGCCACGCTCGTCGACCGCTCCGGTGAGGCGGTGGAACGCCTCGCCACGCCGTCGTCGCTGGCGACCTGGTTCGAGCTGAACGGCTTCGGGACCCCGCCCCGTGAACTCACCGAAGGGGACCTGTTGCGCGCGCGGGAGCTGCGGGAAGTCATCCACCGAATCGGGACGGCGACGGCGACCGGTGGAGAACTCGACCCCGCCGACGTCGAGCGACTCAACGAGTTCTCCGTCGGCGGGGCCGGGCACCTCACTCTCGAACACGGCCGCGCCACCTGGTGCCTGCCTCCGAGGCGCTGGGTCGACAGCCTGTTCGGGGTCATCGCCGACGACGCCGTCCGAGTGCTCGGTGGCCAGTCGCGAACGCGGGTGCGCGTATGTGCTCGGCCGGAGTGTCACGGCCTGTTCGTCGACACGAGTCGCGCGGGCACGCGGCGCTGGTGCTCGATGAACTACTGCGGCAACCGGCAGAAGAAGCAAAACCTGCGCGCCTCCGCGCGCTGA